The Deltaproteobacteria bacterium genomic interval AAAAGTGTTGACTGAAGATGATCGTATATGAAAATGGTGTCGTAGAAACCTAAATGAATGTCAGGCGCTGAAAAGTTATCCGCCTTTCTTTCAGGCATTGATTCAATATGTTCTCCCGCCTCGTAACCTATGTAACCGACGGCGCCGCCTGTAAAAGGAAAGTCTTCACGGGGTTCTGCCGGGAATTCCTTAAGCAGGGAATGCAGCGCAGTGAAAGGATTACCGTAAGAGGTTGACCTCTTTCCCTCGCGGTAAATGTTAATTTTATCCCCTTCTGATTCCATGGTGAGAAAGGGGGCTGCGCCTGCAAAGGAATACCTGTTGCTATCTGAAACCTTGCCATGGCCGCTTTCCAGGAGGAAAGGGGCCTCTAGCGATGACAGGGACAAAAAAAGGGTTTCAGCAAGTGTCTTTTCCCGGTTGCTTTGCTTTAAACTATGGCTGTGGATTTCCTTGATTACCATTAGGTGATGTTAGGGGTTTTTTTTCTTCAAGTCAAGGATTGAGCCTTTTATTGAAACTAATGGATGGCTCTATCTTCCTTGACATGCGGCGGAGCTAAAACATATACTTGCCAATTACAAAAATTGTGAAGTTAATTTATGGAAATATATAAAAGACTGTTAAAATATCTGAAGTTCTACTGGAAGCGGCTTGTCCTTGCCATGATATGTATGTGGGGCGTGGGGGGCATGACAGGCGCATCAGCCATGCTGGTAAAGAATGTTCTCGATGATGTTTTCATCAATAAAGATGAAAACATGTTAAAACTCATACCTGTTGCCATTATTATCATATATATTTTTAAGGGTATTTTTTACTTTTTCCAGTCATATCTCATGTTTTATGTGGGACAAAGCGTTGTTAAGGATATCAGGGATGAGTTGTACAGTCATATTCAAAGGCAACCCATGTCCTTTTTTGCAAAAAATCCGACAGGCACACTTATGTCGAGAATTACCTATGATGTTAACATGATCAGCAGCGCCGTTTCCGATGCCTTCAGCAGTCTGCTGCGTGATTCCTTTACTGTTGTTATTTTGCTCGGCGTTGTTATCTTCAGGGATTGGGAACTTGCCCTGATTGCCCTCGTTGTTTATCCCTTTGCGCTTTATCCTATTACAAAATTTGGCAGAAAAATGAGAAAAGTGGGAACGAAAAGCCAACTGGCTATGGGATATATAACCAGTTTTCTGCATGAAACGATTGCAGGGGCCAGAATAGTAAAAGCATTTGGTATGGAGCAATACGAGTCGGAGCGTTTTGCCCGGGCGAATGAGCACTTTTTAAAGCTGACCATGAAGTCAAGGAAAGTAAGGGCCCTTACCATGCCTGTTATGGAAATTCTCGGGGCTGTCGCCGCTTCGGCTGTTATATGGTATGGCGGCTTTAAAGTCATGGAAGGAAAGATGACGACAGGAGAGTTTTTCTCCTTTCTGACAGCCCTCATGTTTTTGTACCAACCGGTCAAGAAGCTCAGTTCCGTTAATAATGTTATCCAGGAGGCGCTTGCCGCAGCGGAAAGGATATTTGCGCTTCTTGATAAAGAACCGGACATTCAGGACAGTTCGCATGCCAGGGAAATTACAGGCCTCAAGGAAAGGGTGTCTTTTTCGGGCGTTCATTTTTGCTATGATGATGAAAACGTTATCGATGGCTTTGATCTTGAAGTAAAAAAAGGAGAAAGAATTGCTTTTGTTGGAAGCAGCGGCGCCGGGAAAACGACACTTGTTAACCTGATACCCAGGTTTTATGATGTTACGGGCGGCGGAATTTTTATTGATGGAGAGGATATTCGAAACGTAACACTCCCTTCGCTTCGTGACCTCATTGCAATCGTTTCGCAGGAAACGATACTTTTTAATGATACGGTAAGAAATAATATAGCTTACGGAAAAAAAGAGACTTCCCATGAAGCGGTTATTCGTGCTGCCAGGGCAGCCTTCGCCCATGATTTTATTATGGAACTTCCCGAGGGATATAATACGGAGGTCGGGGAACAGGGTGTCAGGCTTTCCGGCGGGCAGAGACAGCGTCTCTCCATTGCAAGAGCGCTGCTTAAAAATGCGCCCATGCTGATCCTCGATGAAGCGACATCGGCCCTTGATACGGAATCTGAACAGCTGGTTCAGCAGGCGCTGGACAACCTCATGAAAGACAGAACGAGCTTTGTTATTGCTCACCGCCTCTCAACAGTTGTTAAGGCTGACAGGATTGTTGTTCTCCATAAGGGCAGGCTGGCCGAAGAAGGCAAGCATGAAGAACTCCTTAAATCGGGCGGTCTCTATGCAAAACTCTGGGACCGCCAGTTTGCGGATATCTGATTTATTCTATATAACTATCATATCCTGAAAAATCAAAATTTATTTTCATGGCGCGAAAACTAACCTTTAAAGACAGGGCGCTTTTATTTATTGCTCCCTATGTGGCTGAAATTATTGTCCGCTTTCTCTACCTTACCATGAAGATTGAATTTCTTCATGAAGAGAGAGCAAGGAAATACTGGGATAATGATGAAAGGATGATACTGGCCTGCTGGCATGGACGGCTCCTCATGATACCGCTTTGTTATAAAGGCAGGTTCATCAGATGCCTTATCAGCCACCATAAAGATGGCGAGGCGCTTGCCGGATTTATGGGGAGGTTCGGTCATGGCGCTGTGCGGGGCTCATCTACCCGTGGCGGTTCAATGGCCATGAGAGAGATGCTTCGCACAATCAGGAAGTGTGATGTTGCTATTACCCCTGACGGCCCCCGGGGTCCGAAGCATGTCGTTCAGGATGGGATTGTAGCGCTGGCGAGGATGTCCGGCGCGCCTATTCTTCCTGTAACCTTCGGCGCTTCCAGAAAGAAGCACTTTTCAAGCTGGGATTCTTTTCTTATGCCCATGCCTTTTAGCAAAGGGGCTTTTATCTGGGGTGAGCCTGTTTTCGTATCGAAAAGTGACGATCTTGAAGCGAAGAAAAAGGAAGTGGAAAAGAGTCTTCTTGAACTGACTGACTATATTGACCGCTATGTGAGTAAATAATAATGCTTTTACTGACTGCAACCTCTCCAAACCTCCCCTTTGCCAAAGGGGAGGAGTAATGAATTCCCCTCTTTGCCAAAGAGAGGGGAGGGGGATGTTGAGCCAGCCTTATGAAAGGGAGAATTCATTGTATTTTCTCTATAATCTTTTACTGCCTCTGCTGCTTGCTGTATTATCGCCCCTTGTATTCATTAAACTCCTTGGTGATAAAAGCTGGAGGGAAGGTTTTCGGCAACGATTTTTCATTGATAGCTCAATTCTAAAGGGACTTGCCGGTGAGCCTCCTCTCTGGTTCCATGCTGCGTCGGTGGGAGAAGTCAATGCCTCAGCCAAACTCCTTTCAGAAATGAGGGAAAGGTGGCCTCACCGAAAACTTGTTGTTTCAACCTTTACACCGACGGGATTGAAAGCGGCAAAGGAAAAGCTGGGCGCCGATGCTGTTTTTTTTCTTCCTCTTGATCTCTCTTTTATCGTTAAAAGAACGATGAGGAAGATCAATCCTCAAATGCTGATTCTCATGGAGACGGAAATATGGCCCAACCTCATTAGGGAATGCGGGCGCAAGGATATTCCTGTTGTCATCGTAAATGGGAGGATTTCCGACAAAAGCTTTGGAAAGTATCGTCGGCTAAAATTACTGTTAAAGGAACTCTTTAAATATGTAAGCCTTGTGCTTACTCAATCTGAAGAAAGCACGGAACGTTTTCTTTTGCTTGGCGCCGGTGCCGGCAAGGTAATGACGACAGGTAACCTTAAATTCGATATGCATGTTAAAAACAAGCCTCTCAGGGCCATGGAAAAGTGGGGAGGCCCACTATTTATTGCCGGCAGCACAAGAGACGAAGAGGAGGAAAAAGTTCTTTCCGCCTATCTTCATGCCAGGAGAAAACATCCTGACCTCAAGCTTGTTCTGGCGCCAAGGCATTTGCACAGAACTGAGGCCGTGGAAAAAATATTAACGGGAAAGAATCTGCCTTATGAGAAGTTTTCTCAACTTGATGAATCAATTAGCAGGGAAGTGTTACTTGTCGATACCCTGGGAGAACTTTCTTCTCTTTATCCTTACGGAGATGTTGTTTTTGTAGGGGGGAGTCTTGTTCCCATGGGAGGGCAGAATATGCTTGAGCCGGCGCTTTGTGGGAAGCCCCTTCTTTTTGGTCCCCATGTTGAAAACTTCAGAGAAGCGGCGCGCATATTGACAGAAGGGGGAGGCGCTTTGATAGTGAAAAATAGCGATGAACTGGGCCAGACTGTCATAAAACTTCTTAATGATCCTCCGCTGAGAACGTCCATGGGATATAGGGCAAAAGCCTCTATTATAGCACACAGCGGAGCTGCGGAAAAAACGATAAATGCCCTGGCCACCTTTCTTGAGTGAGTCCGCTCTTTTTTGCTTGTTGATTTATTCCATGGGAAGGTCCTGTCAAAATCCCGTAAATACCGATAGCTTTTGACTAAAATGGGGATTTGTGGTATAAAAATGCGTTTGGAACGTTTTTTTCAATATATCGCCTATGGTGAGCCGGAAAGGGGCAAAGCTTTTTTCTTAAATGCGCTTCTGTTCCCTTTTTACCTGCTCTCCCTTATTTATGGACTGGTGGTCAGGGCCAGGATATCTCTTTATAAATGGGGGCTGAAAGAGATGAAAAGCCTTCCATGCAAGGTAATTTCAGTCGGTAATATTACCGTCGGCGGTACAGGGAAGACGCCTGTTGTTGAATATATTGCAAGGCAGCTCACGGAAAAAGGCCTTAAGGTTGCAATCCTAAGCAGGGGGTATAAAGGAAATAGTGATGGTCCTGTAAATGTCGTATCCGACGGGAAAAGTGTTCTAATGGAGCCCGGCCAGGCTGGAGATGAACCTTACATGTTGGCCAGGCGCTTGAAAAAAATTCCCGTCATTGTCGGGCCCGACCGTTATGAAACAGGAACATACGCGTTGAACAATTTCAAAATAGACGCCCTTATCCTGGATGATGCTTATCAGCATATAAGGCTTAAAAGAGATATTAATATTCTTCTCATTGATAGTGAAAGAGGTTTTGGAAATGGCCATCTTTTTCCG includes:
- the msbA gene encoding lipid A export permease/ATP-binding protein MsbA, which codes for MEIYKRLLKYLKFYWKRLVLAMICMWGVGGMTGASAMLVKNVLDDVFINKDENMLKLIPVAIIIIYIFKGIFYFFQSYLMFYVGQSVVKDIRDELYSHIQRQPMSFFAKNPTGTLMSRITYDVNMISSAVSDAFSSLLRDSFTVVILLGVVIFRDWELALIALVVYPFALYPITKFGRKMRKVGTKSQLAMGYITSFLHETIAGARIVKAFGMEQYESERFARANEHFLKLTMKSRKVRALTMPVMEILGAVAASAVIWYGGFKVMEGKMTTGEFFSFLTALMFLYQPVKKLSSVNNVIQEALAAAERIFALLDKEPDIQDSSHAREITGLKERVSFSGVHFCYDDENVIDGFDLEVKKGERIAFVGSSGAGKTTLVNLIPRFYDVTGGGIFIDGEDIRNVTLPSLRDLIAIVSQETILFNDTVRNNIAYGKKETSHEAVIRAARAAFAHDFIMELPEGYNTEVGEQGVRLSGGQRQRLSIARALLKNAPMLILDEATSALDTESEQLVQQALDNLMKDRTSFVIAHRLSTVVKADRIVVLHKGRLAEEGKHEELLKSGGLYAKLWDRQFADI
- a CDS encoding lysophospholipid acyltransferase family protein encodes the protein MARKLTFKDRALLFIAPYVAEIIVRFLYLTMKIEFLHEERARKYWDNDERMILACWHGRLLMIPLCYKGRFIRCLISHHKDGEALAGFMGRFGHGAVRGSSTRGGSMAMREMLRTIRKCDVAITPDGPRGPKHVVQDGIVALARMSGAPILPVTFGASRKKHFSSWDSFLMPMPFSKGAFIWGEPVFVSKSDDLEAKKKEVEKSLLELTDYIDRYVSK
- a CDS encoding 3-deoxy-D-manno-octulosonic acid transferase; translated protein: MNSPLCQREGRGMLSQPYERENSLYFLYNLLLPLLLAVLSPLVFIKLLGDKSWREGFRQRFFIDSSILKGLAGEPPLWFHAASVGEVNASAKLLSEMRERWPHRKLVVSTFTPTGLKAAKEKLGADAVFFLPLDLSFIVKRTMRKINPQMLILMETEIWPNLIRECGRKDIPVVIVNGRISDKSFGKYRRLKLLLKELFKYVSLVLTQSEESTERFLLLGAGAGKVMTTGNLKFDMHVKNKPLRAMEKWGGPLFIAGSTRDEEEEKVLSAYLHARRKHPDLKLVLAPRHLHRTEAVEKILTGKNLPYEKFSQLDESISREVLLVDTLGELSSLYPYGDVVFVGGSLVPMGGQNMLEPALCGKPLLFGPHVENFREAARILTEGGGALIVKNSDELGQTVIKLLNDPPLRTSMGYRAKASIIAHSGAAEKTINALATFLE
- the lpxK gene encoding tetraacyldisaccharide 4'-kinase encodes the protein MERFFQYIAYGEPERGKAFFLNALLFPFYLLSLIYGLVVRARISLYKWGLKEMKSLPCKVISVGNITVGGTGKTPVVEYIARQLTEKGLKVAILSRGYKGNSDGPVNVVSDGKSVLMEPGQAGDEPYMLARRLKKIPVIVGPDRYETGTYALNNFKIDALILDDAYQHIRLKRDINILLIDSERGFGNGHLFPRGPLREPLSNADRADIILLTRCRSKAETGSALILDSLKLNALPPTFKSGYEPTKMRSFRTGREEAAAILTGKKIVALSGIANPASFSALLSALGGELLHEAVFADHHAYSINDIDRVMKKAESLGADMIVTTEKDAVKIEDIDERIKVPFYYLQIGLELFGDDERFAGNILSKCGIRGT